CTTGTGGATGGTATGTGCGATGCCAGACTCTATTTCTGGAGCAAGTATCATGTTTGAGCTTTTAACTCCCCTTGTATTGCATATATATCACTCCCCACAAAAGTATACCAAACTCAATCCTACTTTAGTTGAGCCATTCATAGCATAAGATAATATCAGAAGAGGAGAGGACTCTTCCACAGGACTTTTACATGAAAGTAGAAAACAAACCACATTTGGACTCTTTATTACAAAATATCACAATACTTATTGCTATGAATAATTCACATCCTCACAGGATGTGATACCTCCACAATTCCTGTTTGGTCAATATCTGTGTTTCAATTAAAGAGTGATCTTTGGAACAAATACAATGTCCGTCCAGCAAGTATTTCACCTCTCCAAAAATTTTCATGGCTGTGTACTGGATTGCTATTATCAAGCCGCTCATGGAGATGCATATGTTTGTAGTGTCTCAAATGGCATTGATACATTTAGATTGCTGATGGATAATCTAACATGATCATGACCATTGTATCATGTGTTCTTTTCAGACACTACCAGATAACGTGACATGGAAATGTGTTGACCATCATGTGCATTTTTCTTTGCTATATCTAAGATTCTGGCCTGACTGTCACCGTTATGCATTAGGGAGGACTTCCCATGTATGTCGCTACACGTGGCTTGTACAGAATGAAACCACCAACTATATTTGTTCCAGTATCTGTGAAAGAAAATGTGGAAAAACTATTTGAGGTGCACAGGGCAATGGACCAATCTGAATTGAAGCACAAGCTTGTAAGCTTGGATGTGGGTAAAGTCCCATCttcattctaaaaatttttcattattatcTTGCTTGTTATTTATAACCAAACAAATTAAAGCTATCATGAATTTACTCGCCTGCAGGCGAAGAGTTTCAGATAAGGAAGGACCTTAAAGTGAAAGCATTTAGAACTTTCCATGTACTACCAAGCCAGGTAGGAGATTCTTGGTCTTTAACACCAATGCTTCTTATTTTACTCTGGTATATGTATCGACAAAAAAGGACTTCCATATCTTTCAAGTCAGACTGACTTTTATATTCTCTGTAAAATAATACAGGGTTATATAATTTATTCTATAAAGCAGAAACTTAAGCAGGAATATGCGGGTCTCCCTGGAAATGAGATCAAGAACTCAAGGTTATCAGGTGTGGAGGTCTGTCTTGTTAGACATTTAGAGATAAATTATAATCAAGAAATACATACAGAACTAGAAAACATGGTGCTCTCGACAATTGTTGTGAGAAGGGTGTCATTGCATTGATTGCTATACTGTAACTTTATGGTGACTTGCAGATAACTTACACAGTGACAACACCTGAAATTGCTTTCATGGGAGACACCATGTCAGATTTTATAACTGATGCAGACAATGCTGATGCACTAAAATCACGAATTCTCGTCATGGAGGTGTCCTTTTTACTGTCATCCATGTGTTATAGTTGCAATCTAGTTGTTCCTTTATACGGTCATATGGCTCTAAATTTTGACATATTGTTGTTTATATAATTGTAGACTATGTCTCTGTCTGCTAGTTTGAGATTTGGATTTTGAATGATTAATTTAAGATCATTCAGATTAGTTCTGATGGATTCCTTGGAAAAAAAATGCTGCTTGTAGAGCATTGGTGTTATGCCGTTGGCTATAAATTTGATTCATCTCATATTATTCTGCCACTTTTTAGTAAGAACACTGTGGGTGATGTTTTTCCCGTTAAATTTTCTGCAAGGAGATAGTGGTCTAGTTTAAACAAAAAATTGTCCCCTTAATTGAATTTTTCCATGCTACTTTTCTGCTGACTAATATGTGCACTGGTTGCTTTTGTTTCATTGAATTATACTTTGCTGTTAATAGTTTCTAAAAGTTGCACTTGCCTCTGGATACAACACTTTGGCTGTGTTGTAGATACTTGTGCATATGATAAAACATTATAATTTGATTTCTTGATATGCTGTAAAGGAGAGACATCTCACTTGAAATCGACAGTATGTAGCATCTTCAGATGTTGTATCAATTGCAATGAGCCTGCCTTCCTGGAGAGCTGAAGATATTTACTTGTTTTATAGGTGGAAAATTAGTGACTTTTGTCATTGATCCTTCCCTCTCTCATGCCCTTTTTCTTATCTGTGTGACTGCAGAGCATCTAAAGGCCTATCAATTTTAGTCTGCCAAACTGCTTGTACATGTGCTTCTGTCCTAAAACAGCCTGCCACTGGTGACAAAGTATCCATGGTGGTATAACCACCATATTTCTGAACTCTCTCCACAATCAAGCAAGGTGTTAGATGTATATTTAAGACACCAACACATTACTAGAAGGATAAGTCGTCAAGCCAGGACAGCCACTGGACAGGTTATGACCATTAATTCTACTCATGTCTTCTATTCTTCCTGGCAACTGCCCTGCCAAAAATTGATTTTTCAgattttctaattggtgatccaCCTAAAGACCTTTAACTGAGAGATACCAGTTCATTGCAGGGCAAGAGCTCAATTTCAATTTTAGAACTCCTTACTGTCCACTCTTTTTTTATTGCTTTCTCTTTGCTCTGTTAAAGAACTAGTAGCTGCTGTACTGATGTTCATTAGATTTTTTCAAGAGATCAAAACGAGCATTTCTGATGTATAACTTGGCTTATCTTTGGTGCCTGCTGAATTTTGCTACATGTTGGTTTATGAACATTTGTAATTATTAAATGCACCTGCAATCACTTGGTATAAGGCAGGATATGAAACCAGGCTCTAGCCTCAATGCTCCACTCTAAAATGTCTCTCATGTTTTTATTGGTCAGCTGATGTATTAGCTGCTTTTTGTGAGTTGGTGAAGTCTTTGTATGTGAACTTTTCTTTTCAGTGGTCTCTACCAGACCATGAATTATTTTTGTTATTAATTTTACAGAGTACTTTTGTTGATGATGCTGTTACAACAGAGCACGCAAGAGAATTTGGTCACACTCATTTGCTAGAGGTTACTGTATATGTTTGATTGATGTGAATTTGAGTATCGATGCTTGTTTCCTACTTTCAGCTTATTATGTCTTAATACTGGACAGATGGCAAGTTATGCTGAGAAGTTTGAAAACAAAGCTATCCTTCTAATTCATTTTTCAGCTCGTTATCAACCTGAGGTGAGCTTGCTTCTTgttttcattttctctctctcttctttcggaGATGCTTCACTATAATTGTCTCTATTGAATCCTTGGAATTTTTTATGAGTTCGTCTGCACCATTCATTCTTACGAAGAATACATACTCCTATTCTCCAACAATTCCTCACAACTTTGTGTAAGCTCTTTATGGATACCCAGAAAATGAAATGAAGAAAAGTCAAAAGAAACAACAGAGGAAAAAGAAGGCAAGGATTTTCTCCTGTGACATGAAGAAATAAGTTCGAAGAGGAACATGTAGAGAGTGTCAAGGATATTAGCTTGACCTGTTTGGCTTTTATTCTCTTGAAAACACTATTGACACACAGGAAGATAGGGCATGTGAAGAAGGTCTCGACTCTTTATATTCCCTTGCCATTTCCCCTATTTCTAAACATCAGGATAGAAACCCTCCATTACTTAGCAACTAGACAGGAATTCGTGCATAAACCTGAGCTTGTCTTTTCAATCACCTCTTCTTTGCTTGATCATTTATCCTTGAATTTCAAACTTCCTCTAAACTATTTGTTTCTAACTGTATTTTCTTCCTATACTTTAGCATCCTCATCTCCTAAACACCAATCTCTTTCTCATTGTTAAGCCTCAGGGTTCTGATTCCTGCAGATTTTGGACCATAACTAATTAATCTTACTGGAGGTTTCATTGCATGCAGACTGCAGTAATCATGGTACACTCGGAGCATGCCTTTACTAAATGCACCATAATTTTTCTGtgaatatgctctctctctctctctcacacacagacacacacacacacatacacgtgTGTGCATGCACACGTACACATTTTGCTCCATTCTAAAATTTCTCATGGTTATCAGTCAAAATTATTGCTGCACAATTCTGCTGATCTTCTGACACTTATCCTCCGAAGTTTATTTGATTATTGTATTCATAGTATATATTGATCATTTGGTTAGCTATTAATAGCTATTTCTTCTTATGGTTGGCACTGGTTCTTCAGGATATCAAGGCAGCTATTACTAAACTGCCTTCATCCTTTTCTGGTCGAGTTTTTGCACTAACAGAGGGCTTCTGACTTCATGAGTCATTTAAACCCTGGCACATGCAATGTAAGAAAAATTGTGAATCTGGTTCAAAGTTCTGCCATTCTTCAGAAATCATGCATTGTTAAAGCTGTACTCTTCCCTTTTGCTCCCCTCACTTCAAATAAAGATTAAGCTGTTTTATTGGCATTTGTAAGAGCAATTGAGTACTATTTTATTGAACTGGGTTGGAATGCATTGGTCTGAATCTAAACCTAAATTCAATCCATGAGTTGtagttttgggtgagagaaatatACTTATTATTTTATGTCAAGATTCTTAGCTAGCCCCAATGGAAATAATTTCCATTATGGTGGTCTAGTTGCTGTCAGGTCAGTGTTATGAACACTAATGAATGACATTGCATtagtttttccaaaaagactaatTGGAGAATGTTGTTCTTCAAAATTTTGGATGATATAGTACACAGGTGGTATCAGATTGTTGTTAATTTTTCATAGTTTCCATCCTCTTTTTGCTTTTTGTTCCTTGTACTTCTCTCCTGTATGTCGGTTTAGACCTgcaccaaaaatcaaatccttctCTTAGATCGAGAAAGAAAGCCATTTCCATGTGTTTTGACTAGCAATGCTTCCTACTCTGCTCCATCGCTGCGGATATTGTGCTGTATAAATCAAGAACCACAATGAGCGTTGGAAAAAGAGGCCTGCAACTTGGACATGAGAGAGGGAGGAAAGGAGGTG
The sequence above is a segment of the Elaeis guineensis isolate ETL-2024a chromosome 7, EG11, whole genome shotgun sequence genome. Coding sequences within it:
- the LOC105047926 gene encoding nuclear ribonuclease Z isoform X1 — its product is MGSTKCTKKIEEPSSDSSSKGKKGLQIEGYPIEGLSIGGQETCVIFPTLKMAFDIGRCPHRAISQDFLFISHGHMDHIGGLPMYVATRGLYRMKPPTIFVPVSVKENVEKLFEVHRAMDQSELKHKLVSLDVGEEFQIRKDLKVKAFRTFHVLPSQGYIIYSIKQKLKQEYAGLPGNEIKNSRLSGVEITYTVTTPEIAFMGDTMSDFITDADNADALKSRILVMESTFVDDAVTTEHAREFGHTHLLEMASYAEKFENKAILLIHFSARYQPEDIKAAITKLPSSFSGRVFALTEGF
- the LOC105047926 gene encoding nuclear ribonuclease Z isoform X2, which translates into the protein MGSTKCTKKIEEPSSDSSSKGKKGLQIEGYPIEGLSIGGQETCVIFPTLKMAFDIGRCPHRAISQDFLFISHGHMDHIGGLPMYVATRGLYRMKPPTIFVPVSVKENVEKLFEVHRAMDQSELKHKLVSLDVGEEFQIRKDLKVKAFRTFHVLPSQGYIIYSIKQKLKQEYAGLPGNEIKNSRLSGVEITYTVTTPEIAFMGDTMSDFITDADNADALKSRILVMESTFVDDAVTTEHAREFGHTHLLEMASYAEKFENKAILLIHFSARYQPEILDHN